The genomic region tgAACCTCACAACCAAGCCTCTAAATAGGCAAGTAAATTGGGTTTCTAAATGTAAATTGACTTCACTGATCGAGAATAGACCTCAAAACTAGGTCTCTAATGATAATGGACCCCAAAACTAGGTTTCTTAATATGATCTTGGTTTTGTTGTAATGTTATAACgaatctttattttgttttttatcatattcatatcaGATTCAGATCGACAAAAAttgaacaattaaataaaattaaactcaaattttcgCTGGTAAATATGTACTCTTTTTCTAATTCAATTGTCGAGTTGACTCATGACCTCTCAGAATCTCTGGTTTGTTCCGCCATCCTCCCCGAAAATCATTaggattcattttcaataaaatcctcagcattcaaaacaaaattcttttttatataagaaaacaatTAAGACACATTTAAGATTCTTTATTAGtcttataatttataaagaTGGATGAAAATGAACTTTCCGAAGGATTTCATATCTTGATTAAGGCTACTAGagtttgaaaattcaaattagCACGTCTTGTTTTCCTCAGAGACTGCAGCTAACACCTGCTATAATTGCATATTGATGAAGAAAGCATACATCACAGACCGATCGACAAAACAATTTATAACAACTACTGTAATTTtgggtaatttttattttcctatagAAAATATTGTTCAAAGATTAAAATAGAGGACTTGTTGGTTTATCCAAAAAGTGCTGCAAATCCCATCTTCCATGACTGATTGCTGAGATTATACCCTCCATCGACAGGCACGTTAACACCACTGATAAATTTAGCCTCATCGCTTGCCAAATACAGTGCTGCATGTGCAAAATCTTCAGGTTCCAATACGGTGCCTTTCAACACAGCTGAAGCCGCAATCATCTCCTCTCCCCTCTTCTTATCGAACAACCCCAGTGTTGTTTGGAACAATGGGGTCACAGTTGCGTGAGGTGAAATGCAATTAACTCTAATTCCATGCTCACCTAACTCCACGGCCAAGCTCTTCGTCAACCCTACGACGCCATGCTTCGATGCCTTGTATGCATGGGGCAGACCGATGCTGATTTTTGAAGAAATACTCGACGAGAAGAGAATGCAACCTTTCTTGGCCGGAACCATGACCTTGGCTGCATACTTGGCTCCCAAGAATCCACCCAAGACATTGATATCGAACACTCTCTTGAAGTTGTCAGTGCTGGCGTCTGTCACTCTGACTTCACCATCACCAATAAGGCCTGCATTGTTGAACATGATATCGAGTTTTCCATACTTGGAGACCGCTAAGTTTACGGCATTTTCGACATCAGATTCGCATGTTACATCACAATGGACATAGCTGAAGTTTTCAGTTCCAAGCTCTTTGCAAAGGGAGTGGCCCAATTCGTCTTGAATATCAGCAATCAGAACCTTGGCTCCATGTTTGAGAAATAGCCTGGCTGAACACTCTCCTAAGCCACTGGCACCACCAGTTATCAGTGCCACCTTACCATCTAGCCTGTATCAAACAAAGTAGAAAAACAGTTTATATACTAAAATTCAGACCCAAACCTATAAGATATACATGAACTCAATTAAACTTGAATCCTCCTTATCAACATTGACAGGATGTAAAATCAACTCGACTTGCGGAATTGAAATATCTAAATCCAATATAgtgaaatatgaatttatgGAATGCAAGGATTTAGTTACCTCTTGGTTACTAAAGACTCGGAATCCATTGTAGTTTGTGAAGAAAATAGACCCTCGcctttgcttttttcttttgattgcaATGCTTGGGATGCTGTGGTTTCACGTCCTGTTATTCTGCTCTTTATAACTTTAGGGATTGTTCTGAAAGATCAAAAATGGCGTCGACTTTGTTTGTAtgctttcattttaaaaataatatatttactatAAACAATAATATCCATGTTTGCTACTTTCAAGTCTATTggacaaaatatttttccattatttttgcTTTGACTTATAATATGTCGGGACTTGTCAGTATGGGCgtaacttttataatatattttactacATGTGTgtagaatttaaaatatcttattgtatttttattttagaattttaatttattttcttttcaaattttaaagtttagaatCAATAGTTAACActgttaatttttgttaaatttaaattcattagaacataattatttttacttacacGGATattaagtgagtatttttttatttcaaatatcacaccaacaaattgaatcaaaaataTTGATAGTATTAACAAATGGACCTTAATTTTCaatctgaaaaataaagagattaaattcttaaatattaaagtataggaattaattaaatttcaaaattctaaaaatatatggACTTATGCAATATTTTAACCTGttcttttttaacatatttttattgttattggaAAAAGTCAAAGGAATATTAAACATGgatttaaatattgaatattaaattctaaaatataatttcaaaagatcatagaataatttaattcaaaggctaaccctaaattttttataaaatgaaaattaaaaaccaGGCTTAACCTTTACCTACTCAATTAAGGAcgaaaaacatttcaaaataagCCTGTCGCCATAGCCCCACTTATCGTCGGCTTTGATATAAAATAAGGAACTTTTTAAATGCATTATAGTGAATTAAATGTGAagtcattttaataatattaattattaattaaaattattaattattcatatatttttaaagaaaagttaacGATTTACtgtcaaaaatatataaatttatacatcaTGTGTAAAATACAaacagtttttaaaattaataacactcttatatttaattaacattttaatacatttgAGTAGTTGCTTTAGACTGCTATCTTTGTCTTCGcttaaatttattagttatagcAAATAGGATTGTGTCTAAAAGTTTacggtaaaagtattatgaattcaattatattaggaattggattatattttttattttaaaaattaataaattaatttttatatattagataaaaGAGTAAGTTAGTctgtcttttaaaaatttcatccaaatttacTACTAAAAATTGATGCATGTACATCAGCATAATTTACATGCCACGTGTCATTGTCTGGTTATCTCAGCAATCatgtcaatttttaacagtgcaaatagatgaaaattttaacaaaaaagaccgatttagttttttatttaacatgcatacattaatttatctatttttttaattatagaacaaaatacaatctaattttaaataaaagttactATGTATTTTGACCGCAAGGTTATTCAAATTAGTCATGAGGAGCTGTGAAAGCTTGACCACCGTGATTCGGATAAACTAATTAGCAGCCAGATTTAGGAAGTTTCCGTGCATTATGGTTGTTGACATCTTTACAAAATATCtagactaaaattaaattatttaaagaaaacatttaaaataattatattaaggcTTTGAAAATGTCTTtagaaaataattgtaaaatcaataagtttttaaggtaaatttacattcaaaattttaattatatttttagcaGCGGAAAAGTGATATCTAACctagttttaataaaaaccaTATTTCATACATAGattaaaattcatgttctcaCCATCCTAATATCAAATTGAGTGTCATGCATgctatatacataaaaaaaaaaaacttaaatccTCAATATCATGgcataattcaaaaataaaaaaatatagtattTGATATGATAAGAATATCAAACGATAAATCCAAgatatttgaaaaaaacaaatccGTCAAGTCCCTCCAAATGTTTTGTCCGCTTCCTAACTTGGTAGGTTACTTGTAAGGATGGAAATAAAATGGGACtgagctatgaagctcagtgtgagttccatCGCAAGAAACTCAATGCAAACAGTGCATAAAACCTGCTAAATAACGATGCCTAAAAAGGGCACCATCAATTAACAATTCTGAG from Gossypium raimondii isolate GPD5lz chromosome 1, ASM2569854v1, whole genome shotgun sequence harbors:
- the LOC105786315 gene encoding short chain aldehyde dehydrogenase 1 isoform X2 codes for the protein MDSESLVTKRLDGKVALITGGASGLGECSARLFLKHGAKVLIADIQDELGHSLCKELGTENFSYVHCDVTCESDVENAVNLAVSKYGKLDIMFNNAGLIGDGEVRVTDASTDNFKRVFDINVLGGFLGAKYAAKVMVPAKKGCILFSSSISSKISIGLPHAYKASKHGVVGLTKSLAVELGEHGIRVNCISPHATVTPLFQTTLGLFDKKRGEEMIAASAVLKGTVLEPEDFAHAALYLASDEAKFISGVNVPVDGGYNLSNQSWKMGFAALFG